A region of the Bryobacteraceae bacterium genome:
GGCTCGAGGTGCACGAGCGTCAGCGCCGCGGCCGCAAAGAGCGCGCCGCTCATCCAGGCGAATGCCCGGGGATTTTCCGCTTCCCGCCGGCGGCGCCACAAGAGGACCAGGGCGCAGGCCAGAGCAAGGACGAAACCGGCCAGCGAGATCAGGTCCATCGCATGCAGCACATGGCGCAGGCGCGGGACATTTTCATAGGGGTCGGGGAACAGGATGATTTGGGTGATGGAATGAAACCAGCCTGCCCACTTCATGGACAGTGACCCTGGCAGATCTCGCAGGGAATGGATCCACAGAAGGAAAGGCACGGCTGCGGCCATCCAGGCGGCGGCGGTGAGCCAGCGGCGGCGCCAGAGGAAGACCGCGCCGGCGGCGGCCGGGAGCAGGATTCCGGTTTCGCGGAGGAATGGGGCGAGCACGGCTACGGTCCAGGCGGCGCGCCAGCGGCCTGTTTCGATCCCATACAGGAATCCCGCCACGGCGGCCGTCAGCGGGCCGTCGGCCAGCATGCGGTCGATGCTGCTGAGGGTGGAGGGCAGCAGCAGGAAAGAGAATCCCCACAAGGGCGAGGCCCGGCGCAGTTCGGCGAGTCTCGCCGTCCACCAGACGCCGGCGCCGAGCCAGACGAGCATCAGGAAGAAGTAGGCCGGGTCGACCCAGTCGAATCGTCCGAATGCGAGCAGCCAGGCCGAGAGCGGCAGCAGGATGCGTTGCACGCGAAGGCGCGGCGCGTCCAGCCACGGGGCCAACTGGCGAAATTCCAGCGGCTGGTGCGCCAGCAGGTGGAAATACTGCCCGTCATAGCCCCCCGGGCCGGGGCAGAACCAGAGGGGCTCGCGGCTGGTGAGCCATTCGGGCATCCGCACGGCATAGCCGGTGCAATAGAGCGCGTTCCAGTGGCCTGCGTAGACGTAGCGGGCGGCGAGGGTCCACCAGGCGAGGATCGCCAGCATGGAGATGGCGGCGACCTGCCAGGCGCGCAGGCGGAGGAAGGGAAGCATCAGGCATGAGTGTAGCGCCCGGGGGCGTATGCGTGCAGCCGGAGGCTGGCGGCCTTGAGCCGAGGGGGAGCTGTGTTAGGGTGCGGGTATGCGGGTTCACTTCGCATTTGGAAGGACGGGGCTTGAGGCGGAGTTGCCGCCGGGGCCGGAGTGGAAGATTCTGGAGCCGCGTTATGCCGAGCCGCTGGAAGACGAGCGCGCGGCGATCGAGAGGGCGCTGGATTCGCCCGTGGCCGGGCCGCCCATTGAGGAGCTGGCGCGGGGACGGCAGTCGGCGGCCATTTCGGTGTGCGACATCACGCGGCCGGCGCCGAACCGGCTGACGCTGCCGCCGCTGCTGGAACGGCTGCATCGCGCCGGCATTCCGCCCGAGCGGACGCGCATTCTGATCGCGACGGGGCTGCACCGGCCGGCCACGGCGGCGGAGCTGGAAGAGATCCTGGGGCCCGAGATCGCCGCGACGTATCCGGTCGTGAACCACAACGCACGGCAGCGGGACGACCACGTGTATCTGGGCCAGGCCAGCCGGGGCACGCCCGTCTGGATCGACCGCCGTTACGTGGAGGCCGAGCTGCACATCACGCTAGGGTTCATCGAGCAGCATCTGATGGCCGGCTTTAGCGGGGGCCGCAAGCTCATCGCCCCGGGACTGGCGGGCGAGGAGACGATACGGCACCTGCACAGCCCGCGGTTCATGCGCGAGCCCAGGGCCGTCGAGGGCTCCTTCGAGCAGAATCCGCTCCACGAGGAACTGCTGGAGATCGCGAAAATGGCGGGCCACGAATTCGTCGTCGACGTCGTACTCGGCCGGGGAAGGAAGGTCACGGCCGTTTTCGCCGGCGAACCGCGTGCGGCCCACGCGGCCGGCGTCGCCTTCGTTCGCGAAAAGACGACGGCCTGGATACCGGCGCCGGTGGAGGCCGCGGTGACGACCGCGGCCGGTTATCCGCTGGACCTGACCTTCTATCAGGCGGTGAAGGGGGTGACGGCAGCTTCTCATATCGTCCGCCCGGGAGGCATCATCCTCGTGCTGGCGGCCTGTGACGAAGGCGCCGGCGCGGGCGAGTTCTCCCGTCTGCTAATGGAGTCTTCTTCGGCCGAAACATTTCTCACCGAAATTGCACGGAGGCCGGTGACGATCGACCAGTGGCAGCTCGAAAAACTTGCGCTCACGGCTTGCTCCCATCGCGTCTGGTATTACACCCCGGGCCTGCCGGCGGAATATCACCCGAAGCTGTGGGGCCGGAGTTTTCCCACCGCCGCGGCGGCCCTGGAGGCGCTGGCGGGCGCGGTGCCGGCGGGCGCGCCCGTGGCGGTGATCCCGGAGGGGCCGTATGTTTTCGCGCGCGTGGGCGAGCCGGCCGCAGCGCCTGCCGGGAGATGAGGCGCCGGAGTCCCTGAGGGCGCGGCTTGCATTGCGCGGCCCGGATGGGGCAACCTAGAAGGTTTCTCTCGCCGCGGGTCCCGTAAGGCGTCCGCACAGGCGGGTTCGGCGCATATCATGAAAGTCCGCGTCCTTTACCACGACCACTGTTTCGACGGGGCGGCCTCGGCGGCCTTTTTCAGCCGCTTCACCCGGGAACGGTTTTACAACGGGGCCGAGTATGCCTATACGGGGATGGCCCACAAGGCGTCGCAGCTTTTCGACGAAGCCGACTTCGACGGCGACGAGAACGCGATCGTCGATTTCAAATACTCTCCGAGCGACCGCCTTACCTGGTGGTTCGACCACCATCAAAGCGCGTTCCTTTCGCCGGAGGACCAGCGTGACTATGAGCGCAAGAAGGATTCGCGGCGGTTCTATTTCGACCCCGAGTACCGATCCTGCACCGAATGGATCGCCCATGTGGCGCGCACGGTGTACGGCTATGAAGCGCCGGACCTGAACGAGCTGGTGCAGTGGGCGGGGATCGTCGATGGCGCCGACTACGAAAGCGCCGAGGCGGCGGTGGCGATGCGCGAGCCGGCGATGAAGCTGACGCTGGTGATCGAGGCCACCAGGGGCTCGGAGACGGTTCAACACATCATCCGGCTGATGCAGGAAAGGCCGCTCGCGGAGATCCTCGAGGATCCGCTGGTGCAGGAGAAATTCCAGCCGTTGTACGAGCGGCATCTTCAATCGATCGAGATCATCCGCCGCGAAGGCCGCTGCGAAAAGGGCGTGATCTTTTTCGATGTCACGAATTACGACCTGGAGGGGTACAACAAGTTCATCCCGTACTACCTGTTTCCCGAAGGCACCTATACGGTCTCAGTGAGCAGGGCGAGCTTCCGCACGAAGGTGAGCGTGGGGTCGAACCCGTGGGCCGAAGTGCCTCCGCGGCACAATCTGGCGACGCTGTGCGAGCGCTACGGCGGCGGCGGGCATCCGCGCGTCGGCGCGATCAGTTTTCCGCCGGGAGAGGTGGAAGCGGCGCGCCGGGCGGCGCTGGAGATTGTGAGCGAACTTCAGGGCTGAAGCCTTCAGTCGGTGCTGTAGTTGATTTCCAGGCGGCGGACGCCGGCGACGGCGGCGCGCAGCACGAGGGCGGAGAAGAGCGCAATGCCTGCCAGCGCCAGGCCGGGGGGAAGCGGGGCGGCGGGGGTCAGCAGCAGCCGAAGGAGCGCCGGCAGGTTCGGATCCAGCGGGACGGGCAGCGGGCAGAGCGAGTCGAGGTAATAGAGCACGGTGAGCTTTTCGAGGAAGGGCGGCAGGAATCCGTGGGCCGCTTCCCAGACGAGCAGCACGGCCGCCGGCACGATGGGATTGCGGATCCAGAGGCTGGCGGCGAGAAACAGACTGCCGTAGCCGGCGCAGCCGGCGGCCGCCGCCAGCGCGTAGCGAAACGCGTGCGCCGGCCCCGGCCCCTGCCAGTAGGCCTGGGCCTCCGCGCCCATGTGCGGCCACAGCATGGCGGCGAAGGCGAGCAGCGCGCCGCCGGAGAAAATGACGGTGGCGGCGGCCCAGCCGGCGAGGAATTTTCCTGCAAGCAGCACGTCACGCCGCACGGGGGCGAGCAGCCAGAAGTGCAGCGTCCTGTCCATCATTTCTCCGCGGAAGAGGTTGAGGAAGATTCCGAGGCAGCCGAAGAAAACGGCGAGGCGGAGATAGTAATACTGAAAGAGTGCCGCAAAAACCTCCCGGTCTTCGGAGAAATTCATGATCTGCACTCGGTGAATGTCACGCAGGATGCCGTTTTCAAAGTAGAAAATGAAACGCCGCTGGCCGTCAAAATAGACCATCCGCCGCGCATGGATCTCGCGTTCTTCCGTGATCTGGCGGCCGCCTTCCCGGTGTTCGGTCCATTTCTTTCGTCTCCACTGCCGGTCTTCCGGGGCCCTGCCGGTGATCTGGATGACCTGCTCCTCGGTCATGCCGGTGTGAACGGCTTCGAGGGCGGCGGGCGGGGTGACTCCGCTGCGGCGGTACTGGGCCAGGCGATAGCGCATGTCGGCGGCGTGGATGAGGAACAGCAGCGCCGGCAGCAGCGCCAGGCCGTACACCCAGAGCCCGCGGCGGGACAGGAAGAGCCGCCTGACTTCCAGCCGGGCAATGATGGCGGCCTGCCGCAGGCGGAAACGCGCGGTCATGCCGAACCTCCGATGAGATATTCATAGACGGCGTTCACGTTTTCGTCGGCCGGGACGACGCTTTCGATGGTGATGCCGCCGGCGGCCAGTTCGGTAAGAACGCGGCTGAAGGCGCGCCGGTCGCGGGTGAGCACGAGCAGCGCTCCGTCCTCATCCAGGAGGCGCGCCTCGGCGACGGGCGCACGTTCAAACAGCAGCGCGGCGAGCCGCGGGGGGTCGGCGCAGCGCAGCAGGAACTGGCTGGGACGCTCGCGGATCTCTTCCCGTACTCCGCGGATGTCGCCTTCGGCGATGACTGATCCGTTGGCGAGCAGCACGACGCAGTCGCTGATCGAGTCCACCTCGTGCAGCACGTGGCTCGAAAGGACGATATGGCGGCCTTCGGCGGCGAGCTGGCGGAACAGCGCCAGGGTCTCGGCCCGCATGACGGGATCGAGTCCGTTGAGAGGCTCGTCCAGCACCAGCACCTGCGGCTCGTGGGCGATCGCCTGCGCCAACCGGATGCGCTGCCGCATGCCTTTCGAATACGAGGAGACTTTCCGGGGAGCGGCCTCCGTCATGCCGACACGCTCCAGCGCCGCCCAGGCGAGCCGTTCGGCCAGCGCGGAGGAGTATCCGAACAGGAGCAGCCCGGACAGGACGAACTCGAATCCGGTGGCCCAGGGCGGAGCGGCGTCGAACTGCGTGGCGTATCCGGTGATGCGCATCAGCCGCTCGGTATCGCGGGGGGAAACGCCGAGGACGCGGATTTCGCCGCGGTCCGGGTAAATCAGGCCGCACATGAGGTTCATCAATGTGGACTTGCCCGCGCCGTTGGGGCCGACGATTGAGGTGAGGCCCGGCCGGATGCGCAGGTCGACGTGATTGACGCCGAGCACGTCGCCGTAGAACCTGGACACGTTCTCGAAGACGATTTCCTGCGAACTCACGAGACCACCTCCACCGGGCGCAGCCGGCGTTCGACGATCAGCGCGAGCAGGGCGCCCATCATCGCCAGCGCTCCGAGCGACATCGGCAGCGTCAGTCCCTGGGGCATGGGCGCTCCGAGCAACGCGCACCAGACGCCATAGGCAGCGCGAATCGGGTTGATCAGGTCGCCCCACTCGACGCGGAAAATGCCGTTGACCACTGCACCGATGCCCGAAAGGACGAAGAAATAACCGAGCACCAGCGCCCCGGCAATCAGCCGCCAGCGCACCCAGGCCGAGCTGGCGACCGCCGCCAGCGCCACCAGGAGGATCCACAGCCAGAAGCCTGCCACCAGCCCGGCGCCCAGCCGCCAGTTCGCCGCCAGCCATCCTGGCGGCGCCATGGAAGCCTGCATGATAAACAGCAGCAGTCCCGGCGCCCAGGTGACCAGGCTCAGCAGCCCGGCGAGCGCCGCCAGCCGGGCGAGCACGTAATCCAGCCGGGAAATCGGCCGGCTGAAATACAGCGGCAGAGCCTGATTGGCCAGATCCGGCGAGACGAGCCCCGGTCCGGCCAGCGCCGCCAGAATGACGGAGAATACCGCCTGTACTTTCATGAACGTGAGCATGAATTGATGATCAATGCTCAAAATAGAGGCAAAATTCCGGTCGAGACCCGACCACAATTCAGCGTGATTGGCGATGTAAATGAAAAAGGCGCACAACAGCGGCCACAGGCAGCTCGCCGCCAGCAGGGCGGTGACGAGCCGGGGAGCGGTGGCGCGCCGCCAGGCGTCGCGCACGAGCACTCCGAGCCGCGCCGCATGGGGCGCGAGCGGGCCGTCGTAGCGCTGGTAGCCGCGCTTATAGATCGCCATGGATTTCCACCTCCTCGCTGGCGGCAGCCTCGCCGGGCGTGCGCCGCAGCAATCCCATGGCCTTCATGAAGATCTCCTCGAGCGTGTCCCGCCGCTGAGTGAGCCGCCGCACGCTGAGGCCCTGCGCGGCGGCCAGGGACCACAGCGCGCGCACGTCGAGATCCACCGGCAGCACGATGCGCCACAGCCCGGCAGCCTCGCGCACGCAGGCCGCGCCGCGCTGTTCAAGCGCCGCGCCGAGGCCGCTGTCATCGCCTTCGACTTCGAGCTCCACGAATCTGCGGTTGGCGCGCCGCTCCGCCTCAAGGTCGGCATGATGCACGACCGCGCCGTCTTTCAGGATCACGACCTCGTCGCAGACCTGCTCGACGTCGGCGAGCAGATGGGAGCAGACGATGACGCTCATGCCGTGCTCGTCCTTCATCTGGCGGATCAGATCGAGCATGCGGCGCCTGGCGGCAGGATCCAGCCCGTTGGTGGGCTCATCAAGGATCACCAGCTCGGGGCCGTGGACGATGGCCTGCGCCAGCCGCGCCATCTGCCGCATGCCGAGCGAATACGTGCCGAGCGTCCGGTAGCGGGCCTCGCCGAGCCCCACGTGGAACAGCGTTTCATGCGCCTTTTCGAGCGCCACCGGTCCGGGCAGGCCGCTGAGAGCTGCGAGCACGCGCAGGAACTCGACGCCAGTCATCGAGGCGACGAAAGAATCCGTCTCCGGCATGTAGCCGATGCGCTCGAGCACCTGGCGGCGCTCGCGGTGGCAGTCGAAGCCGAGCACGCGCGCCGAACCGCGCGTTGGCCGGTGGAAGCCGAGCAGGGTGCGGATCAGGGTGGACTTGCCGGCGCCGTTGGGCCCGAGCAGGCCGATGGCGCGGCCGCGGCCGGAGACGCCGAGGCGGCAGGAGATCCCATGCAGGATCTCCCGCCGCCCGAGTTCGACGTGGAGGCCTTCGATCTCAACGACGGGCTGTGACATTGCGTTCCTTCCGGGCCTGGCGTGCCGCGGGGCTTGATACTGATTGTGCCCCGGAGGCGAGCATCGCGTCGAGCAGCAGGCTCGCAAAGGAACTACGACTGGCGGCGCGGATTCGTTCCCCGTCGCCGTCGCTGGTGAAAGTGACCAGTGCCGGGCCGCGGTTTTCGAGCACCGCCTTCAGGGCCGGGTTGGATATGCCCGCCGTCAGGGGCCGCAGCGTTTCGGCGACGTTCACCCAGAGGAAGCCGGCCGGATGGACCCCGGTGGAGGCGGGCAGCAGCGTGCGGAATTCGGGATGCTGGACCAGCGTGAGCCCGCCTTCGCGGGTGGCGATGGCGCGCTCCACCAGAGCGCGCTCCGGGCCCGCCACCAGGAACCCGCCGTGGTAGGTCCAGGTGATGGCGAATGGAGCGCCCCCAACCGTGAGCGTGTTCCAGGTGCGTCCGCCCGCGGTCTCCTGCCGCAGGCTCAGATGGCGGTTCTGGTTCTGCGTGCCGGGATCGGCGTTGATTGCCTCCACGACCTTGATGATGGAGGCGTCCAGCGTGGCGGGCCGGCGCACTTCCAGCACCGCCAGCCAGCCGGGGACAGGCACGGCGGCTTGTTCAATGCCGATGGCGAAGTCCGTGCCGAGCGAGGAGGCGATGTCATCGCCGAGCCGGATGCCGAGGCGGCGTTCGACTTCGTGAAGCCGCTCCAGCGCCTGGGGGCGGAGTTTCGTCATCTGGGCCACCATTTCGTCGTAGAGTTGCCGCGGCTCGCGCGTGCTGCCGGCAAGGACGATGTTTGCCTGCCTGGAGAAGTACTCGGCCGCGGTGGAGCTGCCGGCGGAGTCCAGCCATGCCGCGGGAGTGGAGGCGCCCGGCAGGAAGCCGAGCGTCATCTCGTTCTCGTCGCCCGCGGGCGTGCGGCGCTGCTCAAAGAACACGTATCGCAGCGGGAACTCCCTGCCCGTGGTCTGCCTCAGCCGCGTGCCCGGCTGGAGGGCGGCCATCCACCCCGCGCCGCGCTGGTAGCGGGCGGCGATCTCCTGGGCGAAGGCCGTGGCGGCGCCCTCGCCAGCGGTGCGCAGCACCCAGTCGAGGTGCGCCTGCGTGGGCGCCAGGGTCAGCCGTCCGGCTGCGATGCGCCAGACGAAGCTCTGCCCGCGGCCCGTGCGGATCTTCTCGAGTTCCGCGTTGAGCGCTTCTTCGAGCCCCGGTTTCACCGGCGCCAGAAGCGCGGCGGCGGCGCCCGCGTCCATCAGCGAGACGGTGAAGACGGTCTCTTCACCGAGCATGGGCGAGATGCGCGCCAGGTCGGCGAGCATGTCCCGCAGGCGGGCGGTATCGGGCGAGTTCCACCATTCGGCGAACGCCGCATTCTGGGCGGCGCGCGCGTTCAGAGCATCGAGCGCCTCATTCATCATGCCGCTCACGTTGGGTGCGGCGATGTAGATCACCGGGTCGCGGGGCAGCGCCGCCAGCACCGTCGGCGCGGTGCGGGCGGGCGTGGAGGCAAGCCGGGTCAGCTGCTTTTCGACGGCGCTGAGCTCGGCCAGCACCGCGAGGTACTTTTCCGCCTCGGTGCTCCAGGCCAAGTTGCGGCGCAAGTCAGTGGACTCGAGCGCCGGATTCGTGGCGGCCACCTGGCCTGGTTTGAGCAGGCGTCCTCCGGCGGCGTTCCTCACCTCCA
Encoded here:
- a CDS encoding membrane protein, which translates into the protein MAIYKRGYQRYDGPLAPHAARLGVLVRDAWRRATAPRLVTALLAASCLWPLLCAFFIYIANHAELWSGLDRNFASILSIDHQFMLTFMKVQAVFSVILAALAGPGLVSPDLANQALPLYFSRPISRLDYVLARLAALAGLLSLVTWAPGLLLFIMQASMAPPGWLAANWRLGAGLVAGFWLWILLVALAAVASSAWVRWRLIAGALVLGYFFVLSGIGAVVNGIFRVEWGDLINPIRAAYGVWCALLGAPMPQGLTLPMSLGALAMMGALLALIVERRLRPVEVVS
- a CDS encoding ABC transporter ATP-binding protein, which encodes MSSQEIVFENVSRFYGDVLGVNHVDLRIRPGLTSIVGPNGAGKSTLMNLMCGLIYPDRGEIRVLGVSPRDTERLMRITGYATQFDAAPPWATGFEFVLSGLLLFGYSSALAERLAWAALERVGMTEAAPRKVSSYSKGMRQRIRLAQAIAHEPQVLVLDEPLNGLDPVMRAETLALFRQLAAEGRHIVLSSHVLHEVDSISDCVVLLANGSVIAEGDIRGVREEIRERPSQFLLRCADPPRLAALLFERAPVAEARLLDEDGALLVLTRDRRAFSRVLTELAAGGITIESVVPADENVNAVYEYLIGGSA
- a CDS encoding ABC transporter ATP-binding protein, which translates into the protein MSQPVVEIEGLHVELGRREILHGISCRLGVSGRGRAIGLLGPNGAGKSTLIRTLLGFHRPTRGSARVLGFDCHRERRQVLERIGYMPETDSFVASMTGVEFLRVLAALSGLPGPVALEKAHETLFHVGLGEARYRTLGTYSLGMRQMARLAQAIVHGPELVILDEPTNGLDPAARRRMLDLIRQMKDEHGMSVIVCSHLLADVEQVCDEVVILKDGAVVHHADLEAERRANRRFVELEVEGDDSGLGAALEQRGAACVREAAGLWRIVLPVDLDVRALWSLAAAQGLSVRRLTQRRDTLEEIFMKAMGLLRRTPGEAAASEEVEIHGDL